One part of the Verrucomicrobiota bacterium genome encodes these proteins:
- a CDS encoding DegT/DnrJ/EryC1/StrS family aminotransferase — translation MIPIAKPLVDEREAEAVRRVILSGWITQGPEVAAFERDFAEGVGAAHACAVSNCTTALHLSLLAAGVGPGDEVITVSHSFIATANSVRYCGATPVFVDISPETFNIAPDLVEAAIGPRTRAILCVHQMGMPCDLSRLARIAETHSLPLIEDAACAIGSEILWNGRWERIGKPHGDVACFSFHPRKILSTGDGGMITTKHKDWDARFRLWRQHGMSVPDTVRHAANTIIFESYPEIGFNYRMTDLQAAIGREQLKRLPELVSRRRELAEIYRSLLGDLPELRLPAEPEWARSNWQSYCVRLPDGADQRQVMQSLLDRRIATRRGIMCAHREPAYQHQSWRSAGSLAESERAQDGCILLPLYHQLGRDDQRFIASELRAAVTAECAV, via the coding sequence ATGATTCCAATTGCTAAACCTTTGGTCGACGAGCGTGAGGCGGAGGCCGTTCGGCGGGTGATTCTCTCCGGCTGGATTACGCAGGGCCCGGAAGTCGCCGCCTTTGAGCGTGATTTTGCAGAGGGCGTCGGTGCCGCGCACGCCTGCGCAGTGTCAAACTGCACGACGGCGCTTCATCTTTCCTTGCTCGCTGCCGGCGTCGGCCCCGGAGACGAGGTCATTACGGTCAGCCATTCTTTTATTGCAACGGCCAACAGCGTCCGTTACTGCGGCGCGACGCCGGTTTTCGTTGATATCAGCCCGGAGACGTTCAACATCGCGCCGGATCTGGTGGAAGCGGCGATAGGCCCGAGAACCAGGGCCATTCTTTGCGTCCATCAAATGGGCATGCCGTGCGATCTCAGCCGGTTGGCCCGAATTGCCGAAACGCATTCCCTTCCCTTGATCGAAGACGCCGCGTGCGCAATCGGCAGCGAAATCCTGTGGAACGGCCGCTGGGAGCGCATCGGGAAACCGCACGGGGACGTGGCTTGTTTCTCCTTCCACCCGAGAAAAATCCTTTCTACCGGCGACGGTGGAATGATCACAACCAAACACAAAGACTGGGACGCGCGGTTTCGTTTATGGCGACAACACGGGATGTCCGTGCCGGACACCGTCCGCCACGCGGCCAATACGATCATCTTCGAGAGCTACCCTGAAATCGGCTTTAACTACCGGATGACCGATTTGCAAGCAGCCATCGGGCGGGAACAACTCAAGCGTTTGCCGGAATTGGTCAGCCGGCGCCGGGAACTGGCTGAGATCTATCGCTCGCTGCTCGGAGATCTCCCGGAGTTGCGTCTGCCTGCCGAACCCGAATGGGCACGAAGCAACTGGCAGAGCTACTGCGTCCGTTTGCCGGACGGCGCCGATCAGAGACAAGTGATGCAGAGTCTTTTGGACCGGAGAATTGCCACCAGGCGGGGAATCATGTGTGCCCATCGGGAACCGGCCTATCAGCATCAATCCTGGCGATCGGCCGGCTCACTCGCCGAGAGCGAACGCGCGCAGGACGGATGCATTCTCCTTCCTCTGTACCATCAGCTCGGACGCGACGATCAGCGGTTCATCGCTTCTGAGCTTCGGGCGGCCGTTACCGCGGAGTGTGCGGTCTGA